In Triticum urartu cultivar G1812 chromosome 6, Tu2.1, whole genome shotgun sequence, the following proteins share a genomic window:
- the LOC125514033 gene encoding anaphase-promoting complex subunit 8, with the protein MAAAKENYRVELRAAARQLGDRCLYSAAKWAAELLVGIEPDATPSQSAAMDTPSSSGAAPGGRLLHLHRSGGSSFRRRMRSGGGAASEAGTPLGGVSYVSTPIPDDDAFDAGADKYLLAKTYFDCREYRRAAHVLRSQVGRKAVFLRCYALYMAGEKRKEEETIELEGSLGKSNVVNQELVALERELSTHRRTGAIDSFGLYLYGIVLRDKGCEGLARTVLVESVNSYPWNWCAWLEIQSLCTSSDILNNLNLKNHWMKDFFIASAHLELKMHEEALKRYERLMGVFRCSDYIQAQIATVQYSMRDLDEADMIFEELLRTDPFRVDSMDIYSNLLYAKESLTALSFLAHRVFLTDKYRPESCCIIANYYSLKGQHEKSVLYFQRALKLNRKYLSAWTLMGHEFVELKNTPAAIDAYRRAVDINPRDYRAWYGLGQIYEMMGMPFYALYYFRKSSHLQPNDARLWIAMAQCYESDPLQMIEEAIKCYERAANTNDTEGIALHQLAKLHSMLGQAEEAAFYYKKDLDRMEVEERQGQNFVEALLFLAKHCKSMGRFEEAEHYCTRLLDYTGPEKETAKSMLQGLKRAQSGFPPMDIDHFAL; encoded by the exons ATGGCCGCCGCCAAGGAGAACTACCGCGTCGAGCTCCGAGCCGCCGCTCGCCAGCTCGGCGACCGTTGCCTCTACTCCGCCGCGAAATG GGCCGCCGAGCTGCTCGTCGGCATCGAGCCGGACGCGACGCCGTCCCAGTCGGCGGCAATGGACACCCCGTCCTCCTCGGGCGCCGCCCCCGGCGGGCGGCTGCTGCATCTGCACCGCAGCGGCGGGTCCAGTTTCCGGCGCCGCATGCGATCGGGCGGCGGCGCCGCCTCCGAGGCTGGGACGCCGCTCGGCGGCGTCTCGTACGTGAGCACGCCCATCCCGGACGACGACGCGTTCGACGCAGGGGCCGACAAGTACCTGCTCGCGAAGACCTACTTCGACTGCCGGGAGTACCGGCGCGCCGCTCACGTGCTGCGCTCCCAGGTCGGGCGCAAGGCCGTGTTCCTGCGCTGCTACGCGCTCTACATG GCTGGAGAGAAGCGAAAAGAGGAAGAGACAATAGAGCTTGAAGGATCTTTGGGGAAGAGCAACGTTGTTAATCAGGAACTTGTTGCATTGGAGAGAGAGCTCTCAACACATCGCAGAACTGGTGCTATTGATTCCTTTGGTCTGTACTTGTATGGCATTGTTCTACGCGATAAAGGCTGTGAAGGTCTGGCTAGAACAGTTCTGGTAGAATCTGTCAATAGCTACCCTTGGAACTGGTGTGCTTGGTTAGAGATACAGTCTTTGTGCACTAGCAGTGACATTCTGAACAACTTAAATCTGAAGAATCACTGGATGAAAGATTTTTTCATCGCTAGTGCACATCTGGAATTAAAGATGCATGAAGAAGCTTTGAAAAGATATGAGCGCTTGATGGGGGTCTTCCGTTGCAGCGACTACATTCAGGCTCAAATAGCAACCGTTCAGTATAGTATGAGGGACCTGGATGAAGCTGACATGATTTTTGAAGAACTCCTCAGAACTGATCCTTTTCGTGTGGATTCTATGGATATTTACTCAAATTTATTGTATGCAAAAGAAAGCTTGACTGCTTTGAGCTTCCTTGCTCACAGGGTGTTTCTGACAGATAAATATCGCCCTGAATCTTGCTGCATAATTGCAAATTACTACAGTTTGAAGGGGCAGCATGAGAAGTCAGTTTTGTATTTCCAAAGGGCGCTGAAGCTTAACCGCAAGTACCTCTCAGCTTGGACTCTCATGGGACATGAGTTTGTTGAGCTAAAAAATACGCCTGCTGCAATTGATGCCTACAGAAGAGCTGTTGATATAAATCCTAGAGATTACCGTGCTTGGTATGGTCTTGGTCAGATCTATGAGATGATGGGAATGCCATTTTATGCACTATACTATTTCCGAAAATCATCCCACCTGCAACCTAACGATGCACGCCTTTGGATTGCTATGGCTCAGTGCTATGAGAGTGATCCGCTTCAAATGATTGAAGAAGCTATCAAGTGCTATGAGAGGGCTGCAAATACTAACGACACTGAAGGAATAGCACTTCACCAATTGGCAAAGTTGCACAGTATGCTTGGGCAAGCTGAGGAGGCTGCATTTTACTACAAGAAGGATTTAGATAGAATGGAAGTTGAGGAAAGGCAGGGCCAGAATTTTGTTGAAGCCTTGCTTTTTCTTGCGAAGCATTGCAAGAGCATGGGCAGGTTTGAGGAAGCAGAACACTATTGCACAAGACTCTTGGATTACACTGGCCCA GAAAAAGAGACTGCAAAAAGTATGTTACAAGGGTTAAAACGAGCACAGTCTGGATTTCCACCGATGGATATCGATCATTTTGCGTTGTAA